Genomic DNA from Vanessa atalanta chromosome 17, ilVanAtal1.2, whole genome shotgun sequence:
AGACGACGCTGGACCGATCGCCAGCGACTGTTCCAATCTCGATTGCACCACTCGTGTCAGACTAGATACGTTGTAGatcaatataacaattaatatgtCGACTTACATCGCTGGATTCATATTCGCATTGATCCTGGTAagaatttaatctatatataagaatttaataatatatttcaaagaaatgtCTTTGAAATATTATCGTGAACGGTCATGTGATATTATGTTTGTTACAGTCGGCGTTTTTAATCGCTTGGATAGCgtattgtatgttttgtaaAGAACGTCATAAGTCGGAACATTATCAGTACAGCGTGTCTGATTTACGTCGTAAGAATTACGAGATAGCTCAAGAACAGCAGGAAAGTAACACCAAGGAAGTCACTGCTGGTATATTCATGGTGCCGTCTCGACATAAGCAGAAAGAAGACTACACTTACGATAAAAGACCTGATTATCCAGAGGGTACCGTCATGAATCTACAGCCTAGGACTGATAAACTGATAGAGATATTTAATGATACTCCACAGGATGTAGAGATGAGAAAATGTGTTGAGTTCGATATCGACTCAAACGTTCGATACCATAGtgatgtataaatgtattacgCAACAACTTGTTCGATTACAATGTAccgtttttattatgttttattgtattaggtTTCACTGTATGTTATTCTAAGGtaacttattgaaataaaactgtttttttttattaaaatattaattttaatgtaaatttaaaatacagataaataattgtttttatataaactattttaatttacatttcgataaatataattaaaagatactTAACTATAGCTATTAAATACACATCAAgctaacataattaaaat
This window encodes:
- the LOC125070322 gene encoding uncharacterized protein LOC125070322: MSTYIAGFIFALILSAFLIAWIAYCMFCKERHKSEHYQYSVSDLRRKNYEIAQEQQESNTKEVTAGIFMVPSRHKQKEDYTYDKRPDYPEGTVMNLQPRTDKLIEIFNDTPQDVEMRKCVEFDIDSNVRYHSDV